The Streptomyces sp. NBC_01363 region CGATTTCCCTCCGTCGCCGGGAAGCGCGGCGACCAGGTCCTCGTAGCCGTCCCCCGTCCAGTCACCGCGATGGTGATGGTGGCACCGTCGAAGTCGGTGTTCCCGCCCATGGTGGCTGTTCCCACGCGGCCGTTTCCCTGGCCGGGGTAGAGCGCCAGCTCGCCGTTGGTGCGGACGCCGTAGAGGTCGGCATTGCCGTCGCCGTTGAGGTCTCCGGGCTTGTCCGGGATGGCGGGGCTGTTGGCGTAGAAGAGGTACTGAGCTCCGTCCGATCGGTTCTTGGCAGCGTCGAGGCTGCGGACGTGCAGTCTCTGTGAGCCGGCCGAAGGCGGAGTGAGCGTGATCTTGCCGTCCTTCTTCCCGTCACCATCGAGGTCGGCGGTGGGTACGACGGAGCGGACGGTGGTGTCCCAGTCGGTCCAGTACTCGTACGACGTCACGTCGTTGACACCACCGTCGCCGATGACGAACGAGCCGGGCTTCCGGGCCTCCCCCGTCTGCTGTGGCCAGCCGTCCGAGCCGTCGGGGAAGTCGCTCGACTTGATGCTCGGCGGCGTGCTCGGGCGGTTGGGGCCGAAGACGAACCGGCAGCCGGGCTTGCCCGCGGCCGGTGTCCACGCGGACTGGGAAGTGCTGTCCTCCGCCCGGGCCTTCCAGGAGTAGATGCCGTTGGCCGCGGTGAGGTACTTCTGCAGTGTCGCCTTCGGCACCTTGAGTGTCGCTACTTTCCCGGAAGTCGTCGAGACCTTGGTACTGACGATCAGGACGCCGTCGGGGTCGTCGTTGGGATGATGGCCCGTCGCCCACAGATCGAACCGTGCGTTCAGTGTGCCGCCGTCGGGGTCGCCGATCTCGGCGTTGAGCGTCACGTCCGTGTTGCCGATGGAGACGAACGGGGCCGAGGCCAGTCCGGCAAGACCAGCAGCTGCGTCTACGACGCCGACGGCAACCGCCTCATGGCCAAGAACGCCGACGGCTCCAGCACGCTCACACTGCCGCAGGGCAACGAACTCACCGTCGCCGCCAACGGCGCCAAGACCGGCACCCGCTCCTACACGCACAACGGCGAGACCGTGGCCGTCCGCGCCGGGGCCACCACTTCGTACCTCATCGGCGACCACCAGGGCACCGCGATGTCCGCCATCGCGGTCGGAACGCTCGCCCTGACGCGCCGCAGGCAACTGCCCTTCGGGCAACTCCGCACCGCGCAGTCCACTGCGTTCGGAACCCGGGGCTTTGTCGGCGGCACCAACGACCCCACCGGTCTCACCCACCTCGGGGCGCGTGAATACGATCCTGCCCTCGGCCGCTTCCTCTCCGTCGACCCGGTCATCGACATCAACGACCCGGCGCAGATGAACGCGTACAGCTACGCCCACAACAACCCGCTCACCAAGTCCGACCCGGACGGCCTCCGCCCCGACGGCCCGGCCGGCGGCGCCTCCTACAATGACGACGCCTGGGCGCGGGACCGCGGCATGAACGTCGGGTACACCAAGAAGGGCAGCAAGTGGGTCTGGAACCAGACCCCGATGAAGGACAAGGAATCCCAGAAACGCTACGCGGCGTACCG contains the following coding sequences:
- a CDS encoding RHS repeat-associated core domain-containing protein gives rise to the protein MAKNADGSSTLTLPQGNELTVAANGAKTGTRSYTHNGETVAVRAGATTSYLIGDHQGTAMSAIAVGTLALTRRRQLPFGQLRTAQSTAFGTRGFVGGTNDPTGLTHLGAREYDPALGRFLSVDPVIDINDPAQMNAYSYAHNNPLTKSDPDGLRPDGPAGGASYNDDAWARDRGMNVGYTKKGSKWVWNQTPMKDKESQKRYAAYRANPSGYLINDSYAEQRKKEAAEYRAQAKARARAEAEQRKRDGILGSILKGNYGAAWSMSQPAVKGVMRKFNKMRSRVTGAAYETVARLGGAECFKDHGLTVCQAALPMYGRGGTNVGGTYVTGWDSEYISTKRLKHERVHPKQWDQAGLIFIPKYFMAGLDPCHNRYEIAADLDNGGYPC